In one window of Armatimonadota bacterium DNA:
- a CDS encoding exosortase/archaeosortase family protein, whose product MAVAVARPRPVPILAVAVVAAGAWLYAPALSQMVRAWATDDHASHGFLVAPIAAYLVWTRWERIVAAYRGGAAAAGMACAAAALLMYLAGRWMEVNFLAPLSLVLMIGAQMLYFGGWGVAREVGFPYAFLFFMVPWPDLLVEFISFPMQLLSAKYATMITGLLGIPVSRSGVDIHLANYSFTVAVPCSGMKALVALMALAALIAYVARGPMWRRVVLFALGVPVALAANVARVTLILVIATLAGARAAEGFFHGASGMLVFVFALAGMILVARALGLRGIAGGSDRGAPDASGG is encoded by the coding sequence ATGGCTGTAGCAGTCGCTCGTCCGAGGCCGGTCCCCATATTGGCGGTCGCAGTGGTCGCTGCAGGCGCGTGGCTCTACGCGCCTGCCCTGAGCCAGATGGTTCGCGCGTGGGCGACGGACGACCATGCCTCCCACGGCTTCCTCGTCGCGCCGATCGCGGCGTATCTGGTGTGGACGCGCTGGGAGCGAATCGTCGCAGCTTACCGCGGCGGCGCCGCCGCAGCCGGCATGGCGTGCGCGGCCGCGGCCTTGCTCATGTACCTCGCCGGCCGGTGGATGGAGGTTAACTTCCTGGCGCCGCTGTCGCTCGTCCTGATGATCGGCGCGCAGATGCTCTACTTCGGCGGTTGGGGGGTCGCGCGCGAGGTAGGTTTCCCCTACGCCTTCCTGTTCTTCATGGTGCCGTGGCCGGACCTGCTGGTCGAGTTCATCAGCTTCCCGATGCAGCTTCTGTCGGCGAAATACGCCACGATGATTACGGGACTCCTTGGCATTCCCGTTTCGCGCAGCGGAGTGGACATCCATCTCGCCAATTACTCGTTCACCGTGGCGGTGCCATGCAGCGGCATGAAGGCCCTGGTGGCCCTGATGGCCCTGGCCGCGCTCATCGCGTACGTCGCGCGCGGGCCGATGTGGCGGCGTGTCGTCCTGTTCGCCCTCGGCGTGCCGGTGGCGCTCGCGGCCAATGTCGCCCGCGTCACGCTCATTCTCGTGATCGCGACCTTGGCCGGCGCCCGTGCGGCGGAAGGGTTCTTCCACGGCGCTTCCGGTATGCTCGTATTCGTGTTCGCTCTGGCCGGCATGATCCTCGTCGCCCGCGCGCTCGGACTGCGCGGGATTGCCGGTGGCAGCGATAGAGGAGCCCCCGATGCGAGCGGTGGATAA
- a CDS encoding PEP-CTERM sorting domain-containing protein (PEP-CTERM proteins occur, often in large numbers, in the proteomes of bacteria that also encode an exosortase, a predicted intramembrane cysteine proteinase. The presence of a PEP-CTERM domain at a protein's C-terminus predicts cleavage within the sorting domain, followed by covalent anchoring to some some component of the (usually Gram-negative) cell surface. Many PEP-CTERM proteins exhibit an unusual sequence composition that includes large numbers of potential glycosylation sites. Expression of one such protein has been shown restore the ability of a bacterium to form floc, a type of biofilm.) — MRIWMTIALAAVLAVSVTGAGADPWPSWYAQTYTVDYVDVVPVFNSGSNTWTFQLSVDSGATDPTWGAIDPTYGGVKTLVAYQLTDPLQPDYYAGFGGYPLNRSGWDINGGWETHPSGWGAVGWRGSDPASYVHPGESDNTSFWAHWTGDTPAGEDFVYLVHIVTNSDTGGQTFWARVGDPYIPEPASIILLGLGGLGLAGIRRRKK; from the coding sequence ATGAGAATCTGGATGACCATCGCGCTGGCGGCCGTCCTTGCCGTGTCCGTGACCGGAGCGGGGGCCGATCCGTGGCCCAGCTGGTATGCGCAGACGTACACGGTGGACTACGTTGACGTCGTTCCCGTGTTCAACTCGGGCAGCAATACCTGGACTTTTCAGTTGAGCGTGGACTCGGGCGCAACCGATCCGACGTGGGGCGCCATTGATCCCACCTACGGCGGCGTGAAGACCCTCGTCGCGTACCAGCTCACCGACCCGCTGCAGCCGGACTATTACGCCGGATTCGGTGGCTATCCTCTCAACCGCAGCGGCTGGGACATCAACGGCGGCTGGGAGACCCATCCCTCCGGCTGGGGCGCTGTGGGCTGGCGGGGCTCAGATCCCGCGAGCTACGTTCACCCGGGTGAGAGTGACAACACCAGCTTCTGGGCCCACTGGACCGGTGACACGCCCGCTGGCGAGGACTTCGTCTATCTCGTCCACATCGTCACCAATTCCGATACGGGAGGGCAGACCTTCTGGGCGCGCGTAGGGGATCCGTACATCCCGGAGCCTGCTTCGATCATTCTGCTCGGCTTGGGCGGTCTCGGCCTCGCCGGTATCCGGCGCCGCAAGAAGTAG
- a CDS encoding carboxypeptidase regulatory-like domain-containing protein has product MDLRRHRTGPGRAGIGNRLCALALTACAVGLFFGAAGCGGGGGAAPASATGIEGTVRDAAASRGVIGAFVTVGAASTETDVDGRFRLLGLPVGAQAITVQATGYAEYNDTVTVTAGITTIPDILLVDSPPPPPQ; this is encoded by the coding sequence ATGGATCTCAGACGTCATAGGACAGGCCCGGGCCGCGCCGGCATCGGCAACAGGCTGTGCGCCCTCGCGCTCACGGCGTGTGCCGTGGGCCTCTTCTTCGGCGCCGCGGGCTGCGGGGGCGGCGGCGGCGCTGCGCCCGCCTCGGCCACGGGCATTGAGGGTACCGTGCGGGACGCCGCGGCGAGTCGCGGCGTGATCGGCGCGTTCGTTACCGTTGGCGCTGCCAGCACTGAGACCGACGTGGATGGCCGCTTCCGCCTCCTCGGACTGCCCGTCGGCGCTCAGGCCATAACCGTGCAAGCAACCGGCTACGCCGAATACAACGATACCGTCACCGTCACAGCAGGCATCACCACCATTCCGGATATCTTGCTCGTGGACAGTCCCCCGCCGCCGCCGCAATAG
- a CDS encoding DUF11 domain-containing protein, which produces MRWFSVASRGNVLAACTIVAVGLVAVPAYAQGTAAGTVINNTASLDYEDSGGAQQPTVASNQAAVTVSQIAAVQVAPSSGADDAQTGEVVYYAVTVTNNGNAADTLALAASSASDPAWTVVIYKDDGAGGGTANDGVHQSGETNVASTTGSIAADATFKCFIAVTVPSGAATGAVDQTTFTATSQFDAAEKASAVFSTTVKAAVMGLTKSVDKAEAAPDETIRYTITYSNTGDASAINVVVRDTVPATVTYVANSVTVNGSPKTDAADGDNVTVSSGVITVNVGTVAAGATGTITFDATVK; this is translated from the coding sequence ATGCGTTGGTTCTCAGTGGCGAGTCGAGGCAACGTGCTCGCGGCTTGCACAATCGTCGCCGTAGGGTTGGTCGCAGTCCCCGCCTACGCCCAAGGCACCGCCGCGGGCACCGTGATCAACAACACGGCATCCCTCGACTACGAAGACTCCGGCGGAGCCCAGCAGCCCACGGTCGCATCCAACCAGGCCGCGGTCACGGTCAGCCAAATCGCAGCGGTGCAGGTGGCGCCCTCGTCCGGCGCGGACGACGCGCAGACCGGCGAGGTCGTGTACTACGCCGTCACCGTGACCAACAATGGCAACGCAGCCGACACGCTGGCACTGGCCGCCTCTTCCGCGAGCGACCCCGCATGGACCGTTGTCATCTACAAGGACGACGGCGCGGGCGGTGGCACCGCCAATGACGGCGTCCATCAGTCCGGCGAAACGAACGTCGCCTCGACCACGGGCAGTATCGCGGCCGACGCGACGTTCAAGTGCTTCATCGCGGTGACCGTACCCAGCGGCGCCGCGACCGGAGCCGTTGATCAGACCACATTCACGGCGACCTCTCAGTTCGACGCAGCCGAGAAGGCGAGCGCGGTCTTCTCCACCACGGTCAAAGCCGCCGTCATGGGTCTGACCAAGAGCGTGGATAAGGCGGAAGCCGCGCCTGACGAGACCATCCGCTACACCATCACTTACAGCAACACCGGCGATGCCTCGGCCATCAACGTGGTGGTCCGCGACACGGTCCCGGCGACCGTCACCTACGTCGCCAACAGCGTCACGGTCAACGGATCGCCCAAGACCGACGCTGCGGACGGCGACAACGTGACCGTCAGTTCCGGTGTCATCACCGTCAACGTCGGTACCGTCGCTGCGGGTGCCACGGGCACTATCACCTTCGACGCGACAGTCAAGTAG
- a CDS encoding EpsI family protein produces MRAVDKRCIAMLVLLLAGQVAAWATRPMTGASAELPVERIPLRVGDWQGRDLGPYDDLTMDMLKPDAYLNREYVNADGLPVHFGVILGHRKATFHSPGFCLLGGGWNIVSKSQLTFQAATTGAAIPVNRFILAREGDHAVVLYYYVERDRATTSWVMHQAYLAWDRLRHERPVGALVRLTVPVASDTDAAARRGMRLLGVLHPHVVEVTGA; encoded by the coding sequence ATGCGAGCGGTGGATAAGCGCTGCATCGCGATGCTCGTCCTGCTGCTCGCAGGGCAGGTCGCCGCCTGGGCGACCCGGCCGATGACCGGTGCGAGCGCCGAGCTGCCGGTGGAGAGAATCCCTTTGCGCGTCGGCGATTGGCAGGGCCGCGATCTGGGCCCGTACGATGACTTGACGATGGACATGCTGAAGCCCGATGCCTACCTCAATCGCGAGTACGTGAACGCCGATGGGTTGCCGGTGCACTTCGGCGTCATCCTCGGCCACCGCAAAGCGACGTTCCATTCACCAGGCTTCTGCCTGCTCGGCGGCGGATGGAACATCGTCTCCAAGTCGCAGCTGACGTTCCAGGCCGCCACGACGGGCGCCGCGATACCGGTGAACCGATTCATCCTCGCCCGCGAGGGGGACCACGCCGTCGTGCTCTACTACTACGTCGAGCGCGATCGCGCCACGACGAGTTGGGTCATGCACCAGGCATATCTGGCATGGGATCGCCTGCGGCACGAGCGACCGGTCGGTGCGCTGGTCAGGCTGACCGTTCCCGTGGCGTCGGACACAGACGCCGCAGCGAGGCGCGGCATGCGCCTGCTGGGCGTTCTGCACCCGCATGTCGTCGAGGTCACGGGGGCCTGA
- a CDS encoding ADP-ribosylglycohydrolase family protein encodes MPEAPSRRDEAQRLLQYCQETIAAERELGRDVSAAETLARAADEALVNDEPDRSMRLSAEACDAVRRCPMRPDWPYVEPSDLESIRAEQPAAAWAPDVSLDEAAIRDRILGGWLGKNVGGALGGPFEGWTRQRIADTYGEITDYVVKPPSTLNDDTAYEIVALHVLERKGRDFTPRDIGLEWVERIPISYTAERVAIDNMKRGIMPPESALVDNRYREWIGGQMRGEVWGLLCPGRPADAVEYAYRDAIVSCDRNGTYGELYDAVLIAGAFAEADPRRLLEIGLGFVPARSRFTEVVRDSIAWCDESRTWHEAWEKAEASHAGRYHPVHTFPAICAVVIGLLFGQGDFERSTCITAMCGLDTDCSAGQTAAIMGVILGASGVPAKWKDPIGDDFETFVVGYEHLKTSEVADWTFGLSRKLS; translated from the coding sequence ATGCCAGAGGCCCCTTCCCGCCGCGACGAGGCGCAACGCCTCCTGCAATACTGCCAGGAGACGATAGCCGCCGAGCGCGAGTTGGGCCGCGATGTGAGTGCCGCGGAAACGCTCGCGCGCGCGGCCGACGAAGCGCTTGTAAACGACGAGCCCGACCGCTCGATGCGGCTCTCGGCGGAGGCGTGCGACGCCGTGCGCCGTTGCCCAATGCGGCCGGATTGGCCATACGTCGAGCCGTCGGACCTGGAGAGTATCAGAGCTGAGCAGCCTGCCGCTGCTTGGGCTCCCGATGTCAGCCTCGATGAGGCCGCCATCCGCGACCGCATCCTCGGCGGGTGGCTCGGGAAGAATGTCGGCGGCGCCCTCGGCGGGCCCTTCGAGGGCTGGACGCGCCAGCGCATCGCCGACACGTACGGCGAAATCACGGACTACGTCGTGAAGCCGCCGAGCACGCTGAACGACGACACGGCATACGAAATCGTGGCGCTGCACGTGCTCGAACGGAAGGGGCGCGACTTCACCCCGCGCGACATTGGCCTCGAATGGGTCGAGCGCATACCAATATCGTACACTGCCGAGCGGGTCGCGATAGACAACATGAAGCGCGGGATCATGCCGCCGGAGTCGGCGCTGGTTGACAATCGGTATCGCGAGTGGATTGGCGGCCAGATGAGAGGGGAGGTATGGGGCCTGCTCTGCCCCGGCCGCCCCGCGGACGCCGTCGAGTACGCCTATCGCGATGCGATCGTCTCGTGTGATCGCAACGGAACCTACGGGGAACTTTACGACGCAGTCCTCATCGCGGGCGCGTTTGCGGAAGCCGACCCCCGGCGACTCTTGGAGATCGGCCTCGGCTTCGTGCCCGCGCGCTCCCGTTTCACCGAGGTCGTGCGCGACAGCATTGCGTGGTGCGACGAGTCGCGCACGTGGCACGAGGCGTGGGAGAAGGCGGAGGCAAGTCACGCAGGCCGCTACCATCCCGTGCACACGTTCCCCGCGATATGCGCCGTTGTCATCGGGCTGCTGTTCGGGCAAGGCGATTTCGAGCGCTCCACCTGCATTACCGCCATGTGCGGCCTGGATACGGACTGCTCCGCGGGGCAAACCGCGGCCATCATGGGCGTGATTCTCGGCGCCTCGGGGGTTCCCGCGAAGTGGAAAGACCCCATCGGTGACGACTTCGAAACCTTCGTCGTCGGCTACGAGCACCTCAAGACATCCGAAGTCGCGGACTGGACGTTCGGGCTGAGTCGG
- a CDS encoding radical SAM protein, translating to MARVLLVNSNLMRPPIAPIGLDYIAGYLDALGHEVDLLDLCLEPDWRAAITARLSRGLEPQIVALTVRNTDDCYCASRQSFLPQVSEIASALQAHAGEALMVAGGVGFSLMPQAILAGLPGCVGVAGDGEVALAALATAADRGEDASQVPGLVRRTPQGAWRTQRPGRGELPAIPGSRSWVANARYFREGGQGGIETKRGCAGRCIYCADPVAKGRRYRLRPPTEVADEAERLLAQGVDCLHTCDSEFNLPPRHALAVCEEFIRRGLGDRLRWYAYCSPAPFKPELATAMRRAGCVGINFGADSGSDVMLKRLRRGFTAADIRRTREACGAAGVICMFDLLLGGPGETRETADETIRLMKAIEPDAVGVAIGLRVYPGTELGCIVAAQGVRADDPNLVGSVRGNDDFAEPVFYLSADLGDDYADVLHEGLRGDPRFFLGGSRDETDYNYNANEMLVQAIAGGARGAYWDILRRLRLGAQ from the coding sequence ATGGCCCGCGTTCTGCTCGTCAACTCCAACCTCATGAGGCCGCCCATCGCGCCGATCGGGCTGGACTACATCGCCGGTTATCTCGACGCGTTGGGGCATGAGGTCGATCTGCTCGATCTCTGTCTCGAACCGGACTGGCGAGCCGCGATCACGGCGCGGCTTTCGCGCGGCCTCGAGCCGCAGATCGTCGCTCTCACCGTCCGCAACACGGACGACTGCTACTGCGCCAGCAGGCAGTCGTTCCTGCCGCAGGTGAGCGAGATCGCCAGCGCGCTTCAGGCTCACGCGGGCGAGGCGTTGATGGTCGCCGGCGGCGTGGGCTTCTCCCTGATGCCGCAGGCGATACTGGCTGGGTTACCGGGCTGCGTCGGGGTCGCCGGAGACGGGGAAGTGGCGCTTGCGGCTCTCGCGACCGCCGCCGACCGGGGCGAGGACGCGAGCCAAGTTCCCGGTCTCGTCCGCCGCACCCCGCAGGGAGCGTGGCGCACACAGCGTCCGGGGCGCGGCGAACTGCCCGCGATACCGGGCTCCCGCTCGTGGGTGGCTAACGCGCGCTACTTTCGAGAAGGGGGACAGGGGGGCATCGAGACGAAGCGCGGCTGCGCAGGCCGGTGCATCTATTGCGCCGACCCGGTCGCGAAAGGACGGCGATATCGCCTGCGGCCGCCGACGGAAGTGGCGGACGAGGCGGAGCGTCTGCTCGCGCAGGGCGTGGACTGCCTGCACACCTGCGACAGCGAGTTCAATCTGCCGCCGCGGCATGCGCTGGCGGTGTGCGAGGAGTTCATCCGGCGCGGGTTGGGTGACCGTCTGCGTTGGTATGCCTACTGCTCCCCGGCGCCGTTCAAGCCGGAGCTGGCGACGGCCATGCGCCGGGCCGGCTGCGTCGGCATCAACTTCGGCGCCGACAGCGGGAGCGACGTCATGCTCAAGCGCCTGCGCCGAGGCTTCACTGCGGCGGATATTCGGCGCACGCGTGAAGCATGCGGCGCCGCGGGCGTGATCTGCATGTTCGACTTGCTGCTGGGCGGGCCGGGCGAGACGCGGGAAACCGCAGACGAGACGATTCGCCTGATGAAGGCTATCGAGCCCGATGCCGTCGGAGTAGCCATCGGCCTGCGGGTATATCCCGGCACGGAACTCGGGTGCATCGTCGCCGCTCAGGGGGTGCGCGCAGATGACCCCAACCTGGTGGGGTCGGTGCGTGGCAACGACGATTTCGCCGAGCCGGTCTTCTATTTGTCCGCCGATCTCGGGGACGACTACGCGGATGTCTTGCACGAGGGGCTGCGGGGCGATCCGCGATTCTTCCTAGGCGGCAGCCGCGACGAGACGGATTACAACTACAACGCGAATGAGATGCTCGTCCAAGCCATCGCGGGGGGCGCGCGCGGGGCGTATTGGGATATCCTGAGGCGGTTGCGGCTGGGGGCGCAGTAG
- a CDS encoding glycosyltransferase family 39 protein, translated as MSRALLLHVSWIGPGAIALALQFTRAFKGLYRSEAMDLAQLGRHLAEGQGFVTSLLRPVEVALFPRVPAPEIYNAPLYPLTLGVAFGALPHSDAVVAGVSAVFFLATLIMVYVLASRIFDRATGALAAALFALNVQALAYAVSGLHVTLWAFLLTLMVYLIYVNSGSLRLSAAAGAVLALCWLTEYMTFALVLPAIAVGAYAQKERRLRHAAWFAAGLIVVMTPWWVRNYLVARDPLFTLERYLIVMFTGAHPGHTLFRAADASALRLVPLIVGNLGGLLKKIVLGLASAYRAMSPLVGLYVVGFVVISAMRTLNQPRQNLARNAVLALVLFLILIGAVHNPTPELFFVIVPLLLVLCAGYFMVLVREWIRPGGWQAVAVLFFVGVAAYPAAVSWAAPEPKFGPDKRNLSYLEEALPRNAVVVTDAPWAVAWYAHRPAVWLPLGAEDFEAVDEAVDVRAIYFSTLLQTYPASEEAVMWQRIYLQGAAPPGFEVTVARDGELIMLRSGADATSGGP; from the coding sequence TTGAGCCGCGCCCTGCTGCTGCATGTCTCGTGGATCGGCCCGGGCGCGATCGCCCTCGCTTTGCAGTTCACCCGCGCGTTCAAGGGCCTGTACCGCAGCGAGGCGATGGACCTCGCTCAGCTCGGCAGGCATCTGGCGGAGGGACAGGGGTTCGTGACCTCGCTCCTGCGGCCGGTCGAGGTCGCGCTCTTCCCGCGCGTGCCCGCGCCCGAGATCTACAACGCGCCGCTCTACCCCCTGACCCTCGGGGTGGCATTCGGCGCGCTCCCGCACAGTGACGCCGTTGTCGCCGGCGTATCTGCGGTCTTCTTCCTGGCGACCTTGATAATGGTCTATGTGCTCGCATCGAGGATATTCGATCGCGCGACCGGCGCCCTCGCCGCGGCGCTTTTCGCGCTCAACGTGCAAGCATTGGCCTATGCGGTATCCGGTCTGCACGTGACGCTGTGGGCGTTCTTGCTCACGCTGATGGTCTACCTCATCTACGTCAACTCGGGCTCGTTGAGACTGAGCGCTGCCGCGGGTGCCGTCCTCGCTCTGTGCTGGCTCACGGAGTACATGACGTTTGCGCTGGTGCTCCCGGCGATCGCCGTGGGCGCCTACGCGCAGAAGGAACGGCGACTGCGTCACGCAGCGTGGTTCGCTGCTGGCTTGATCGTGGTCATGACGCCGTGGTGGGTGCGCAATTATCTGGTCGCGCGAGACCCCTTGTTCACCCTCGAACGGTACCTCATCGTCATGTTCACCGGCGCGCACCCCGGGCACACCCTGTTCCGGGCCGCCGACGCGTCGGCCCTCAGGCTCGTGCCGCTCATCGTCGGCAACTTGGGCGGGCTGCTGAAAAAGATCGTGCTCGGGCTCGCCTCGGCCTATCGCGCTATGTCGCCCTTGGTGGGCCTCTACGTCGTCGGCTTCGTCGTCATCTCGGCGATGCGGACGCTGAACCAGCCGCGGCAGAACCTGGCGCGCAACGCGGTGCTTGCGCTGGTTCTGTTCCTGATACTCATCGGCGCCGTGCACAATCCGACCCCCGAGCTGTTCTTTGTCATCGTGCCACTCCTGCTCGTGCTTTGCGCGGGCTACTTCATGGTCCTCGTCCGCGAGTGGATACGGCCCGGTGGCTGGCAAGCGGTGGCGGTGCTGTTCTTCGTCGGCGTCGCTGCGTACCCGGCGGCGGTCTCGTGGGCCGCGCCCGAACCGAAATTTGGCCCCGACAAGCGTAATCTGAGCTATCTCGAGGAAGCGCTGCCCAGGAATGCGGTCGTCGTCACCGACGCTCCCTGGGCGGTCGCGTGGTATGCGCACCGGCCCGCCGTCTGGCTCCCGCTCGGGGCGGAGGATTTCGAGGCGGTGGATGAGGCAGTGGACGTCCGCGCCATCTACTTCTCGACCTTGCTGCAGACGTACCCTGCGTCCGAGGAAGCGGTCATGTGGCAGCGCATCTACCTCCAGGGCGCTGCGCCGCCCGGTTTTGAGGTGACTGTGGCTCGCGACGGCGAGCTCATCATGCTGCGCAGCGGGGCGGACGCGACCAGCGGTGGTCCGTGA
- a CDS encoding carboxypeptidase regulatory-like domain-containing protein — protein sequence MNIRQNLTRSDTVRGAASATNALLALLAVVALGVASCAVAVADTTITNVATVTYQDDSGHYVVESNAAVTTVLQGYAINGLVRDETGAPVPDARVDASMSARAVATTTTAEDGTYALTGLPAATYNVYVTVSGRVTQIIRGITLGGESSTATLDFRTPDATSWPAGLYMMTVPFTFGDPSPAAVFGDANVKLARWMPDQSGGTYLYWGRDADIPGFSPGLGFWMSAASAVQLTTTQFAAAASENAPYGVALRPGWNMVGNPFCADVQWAAAQVRCNGQTVSLETAARNNWIRPYAWVYDATARQYVLLDATYPGARRTLQVWQACWVRALTTCELLIAPPGAAAASATGAAARSAQPEPQWRVQLIARAGDLCDGFNYMGVVADAAAAADSRCSLQSPPPMSPYVDLTFTGGRGSGAELATDFRPPVAGRAVWDFVVRSDAANAQVVLTWPDLSDVPDRYRLMLVDLDAQRRQYMRTTNSYVFNTSAQGCARRFQVEVDSTPWARLQVRNIQQIIGRASGMTISYDLSSQAVVDVEVRGLTGQLVKVLSRGATASAGTNLFTWDGTDASGRMMPNGPYLCAISAVTEEGQAVKGMRTIVLTR from the coding sequence GTGAACATCAGGCAGAACCTTACACGATCGGATACGGTGCGCGGCGCGGCGAGCGCGACGAACGCGCTCCTCGCGCTGCTCGCAGTCGTCGCCCTCGGCGTCGCATCTTGCGCTGTGGCGGTCGCAGACACGACGATCACCAACGTCGCGACGGTCACCTACCAGGACGACAGCGGCCACTACGTCGTGGAGTCCAACGCTGCCGTCACCACCGTCCTTCAGGGCTATGCGATCAATGGCTTGGTGCGTGACGAGACCGGTGCCCCGGTACCGGACGCGCGCGTGGACGCGAGCATGAGTGCGCGGGCTGTGGCGACAACCACCACGGCAGAGGACGGCACCTACGCCTTAACCGGGCTGCCTGCGGCAACGTACAACGTGTACGTCACCGTGTCCGGGCGCGTGACGCAGATCATTCGCGGCATTACCCTCGGCGGCGAATCGTCCACGGCCACCCTCGACTTCAGGACCCCCGACGCGACATCATGGCCGGCGGGCTTGTACATGATGACCGTGCCGTTTACCTTCGGCGACCCCAGCCCCGCCGCCGTGTTCGGCGACGCGAACGTCAAGCTCGCGCGCTGGATGCCGGATCAGTCCGGGGGCACTTACCTCTACTGGGGGCGCGACGCGGATATCCCTGGCTTCTCGCCCGGTCTCGGTTTCTGGATGAGCGCGGCGAGCGCAGTGCAACTGACGACGACGCAGTTCGCTGCCGCCGCAAGTGAAAACGCGCCGTACGGCGTGGCGCTGCGACCGGGATGGAACATGGTCGGCAATCCGTTCTGCGCCGACGTGCAATGGGCGGCGGCACAGGTGCGCTGCAACGGGCAGACCGTCTCGCTCGAGACCGCGGCGCGGAACAACTGGATCCGACCCTACGCGTGGGTCTACGATGCAACGGCGCGCCAATACGTCCTGCTCGATGCGACCTATCCGGGCGCCCGCAGGACGCTGCAGGTGTGGCAGGCATGCTGGGTGAGGGCGCTCACGACGTGCGAACTGCTCATCGCTCCGCCTGGCGCTGCCGCAGCCAGTGCGACCGGGGCCGCGGCCAGAAGCGCGCAGCCCGAGCCGCAGTGGCGCGTGCAGCTCATCGCGCGGGCGGGGGACCTCTGCGATGGCTTCAACTACATGGGCGTCGTTGCCGATGCCGCCGCGGCAGCGGACAGCCGATGCAGCTTGCAGAGCCCGCCGCCGATGTCGCCTTACGTTGACCTGACCTTCACCGGCGGACGGGGCTCCGGCGCGGAGTTGGCCACCGACTTCAGGCCGCCCGTCGCGGGCCGCGCCGTGTGGGATTTCGTCGTGCGCTCGGACGCCGCCAACGCCCAGGTCGTGTTGACCTGGCCCGACCTGTCCGACGTTCCCGATCGCTATCGGTTGATGCTGGTTGACCTGGACGCGCAGCGCCGCCAGTACATGCGCACGACCAACTCCTATGTCTTCAATACCAGCGCGCAAGGCTGCGCGCGCCGCTTCCAGGTCGAAGTGGACTCGACGCCGTGGGCTCGGCTCCAGGTGCGCAACATCCAGCAGATCATCGGCCGGGCTTCAGGCATGACGATATCGTACGACCTGTCGAGCCAGGCGGTGGTGGATGTCGAAGTGCGAGGCCTTACCGGGCAACTCGTCAAGGTCCTCTCGCGCGGCGCCACCGCTTCGGCTGGCACGAATCTGTTCACCTGGGACGGCACGGATGCTTCCGGCCGTATGATGCCCAACGGCCCCTACCTCTGCGCGATCTCTGCGGTCACCGAGGAGGGGCAGGCGGTGAAGGGCATGCGGACTATCGTGTTGACGCGGTAG
- a CDS encoding DUF3786 domain-containing protein, with translation MSVLARAQAALREADPDQVAALSGAQLERREDESVLTVRLLDHMLAITHPGLEVARADGTPCAEWQGHLLMYYLSMADGTQPAGTWVALRDLPDGMFYQAAYDGYSGGDLVRAFANDVEPFKRACRELGAEPLNTGDAGYRFLVLPRVWLAAIYWLGEEMIPPSARVLFDANIRHYLPTDSCAALGGWLSDRIIEKHRNG, from the coding sequence GTGTCGGTTCTGGCGCGCGCACAGGCGGCGCTGCGCGAGGCCGATCCCGATCAAGTCGCTGCCCTCAGCGGCGCACAGTTGGAGCGGCGCGAGGACGAGTCCGTGCTCACCGTGCGCCTGCTCGACCACATGCTCGCGATAACCCATCCCGGCCTGGAGGTCGCGCGCGCGGACGGCACGCCGTGCGCCGAGTGGCAAGGGCACCTGCTCATGTACTACCTCTCGATGGCAGATGGAACCCAGCCGGCAGGCACGTGGGTGGCGCTGCGCGACCTGCCGGACGGCATGTTCTACCAGGCGGCGTATGACGGGTACAGCGGAGGCGATCTCGTCCGCGCGTTCGCCAATGACGTCGAGCCGTTCAAACGGGCCTGCCGCGAGCTGGGGGCGGAACCGCTCAACACGGGGGATGCCGGATACCGTTTTCTCGTGCTTCCGCGGGTGTGGTTGGCGGCGATCTATTGGCTCGGCGAGGAGATGATCCCGCCCTCCGCGCGCGTGCTCTTCGACGCCAACATCAGGCATTACCTACCGACCGATAGCTGCGCCGCGCTTGGCGGCTGGCTGAGCGACCGCATTATCGAGAAACACCGCAACGGCTGA